The DNA sequence AAGCAAACAGGGTACTTACTTGGATGGACCTGCTGTAGTAGAAAATACGCAGGATGACTTTGTTTCACCATTTGTGGGATGGGAGGAGGATGCCCAGATTTTGGTTAATGTACGCTGTTCTTGTTTGATTTGTTTCACAAGTTTCATGCTTTTGTAATTGTTTTAGCGAACATCCAAGCCGTCTAAATGGGCCATACAAACATCGAAGCCGTTGGATGCCTTTGCATCTGGGGGCGTTTTTCTTATAGGCGATGCTGTCAGTTTATTGCTTCAGGCATATTCGCATGAGCAATCATTAATTGGTGTCATAGGCTCATGCAATGCCTCCTCACCTGGGTAACGGTGCAGGCCAGGCCATTGAGGTGAGTGTTGAGCTGTCGTATATTTTGTAGTTATTGGAATTGTAACGAATCTTTTTCAGGATGCCTATTTTCTGGCAATGATGCTGGCCAAGGAGTTGACTTCCAAAGAAAAAATCAGTATCGAAAAGATAACCAGAGTCTATAACGCGGTTAGACGGCCCTTCGGAAACTTCGTTGTTGAGGCTACTATACGTCAAGGTCTACGATACGAGTTCAATGCTCCCGGATACGAGGATATTCGAGATGGTGAAACTGTTTCTGAAGAGAGGTTGGAAGCCCTTGGGAAAATAATTGCAAAAGGTTACGACTGGACATGGCAATCGATGAAAAACGACCTTGAGAGGGCTCtgtcgatgatgaagaacGACTCCCTCGAGAGGGCTATGATGTAGTTTCAGTTACgaaattgataagataagaaaTAAATTAAAGGTACCGGTTTGAGATCAGGCACATGTCGGCCTTCCCGGCCCAATCTCGTAATTGACATTACTTCAGGATAGaatatgtttgatgtcaaacatcgacaatcaaacagatattatgtagGATatagatgtttgatgtcacgcagatattgtgtttgacaacaaacaggcttcaaacataaattgtgtttgaactctgtgtgacatcaaacaccaaataCGTTTGAGCACTGtttgttaaaaaatattagcctGACATAATTCCTGTTTGAATAGCTGTATGATAAGGTTCTGTAAGAGATCAACCATATAATCTGTATCTTAAATATATTTTATGTAAGGATTTAAACAGAATATTTGCCCGAAATCAAACAATTATTAATATCAAACATACATTTTTTCTCGCATCTGATTGGTTCATAAATATCTGTTTGGCAATCTGTCGGATTTTGGACAAATATTCTGTTTGAATGCTTACataaaatatgtttgatattCATGTTAGTTAAGATATGGTTGATCTCTTACAGAACCTTATAACAGGAATTATGTCaggctaatattttttaacaaaCAGTGCTCAAACGtatttggtgtttgatgtcacacagagttcaaacacaatttatgtttgaagcctgtttgttgtcaaacacaatatctgcgtgacatcaaacatctatATCCTACATAATATatatctgtttgattgtcgatgtttgacatcaaacatgtatCCCTCAGTGTTCTACACCTGTGAGACTGATGGATGGGTATGTAGTTGGAATGCCATGGCGGTGTGAAGGTTCCAGTTGcctgcttcttttcttttcctttgcacACTTTTTTCCTCTGTAAATCTTCAGTCACCTACGATGACTGACTATATTCACTCAGCGATTGGTGTCCTTCAACAATGGCTCGAGCACACTCAACTCACGGTGACAAATGTAGGACTCGCTTTACTAGCTCTTTTCGTGACTTCTCGTGTCGTCAAGTATCGCAAAGGCCTTCGGGTATGTAAATTACGAGATTGTGGAATGGCCAGGCGAAGTCTGACAAGATTGGCACCAGGCTGTGAGCTACATGCCAGGGTTTCGCATACCCTTTCATCCACTTTCGTTACCAGCGATCCTGCTGCCAAAGGCGTCGTGGAACCCCAATTACTACTCTCCGTGGACATGGCGATACTCATGTAAGATTTCAGTCTCTGATTCTTTGATAGCTTGTAATGATTTGTTCAAGTCTATAAGCCGTTCCCGAACGACACCATATCCGTTGTACCTTATTTGGTCGGATCGCCTACTTTCTATACTACCAATGTCGACGTCGCACGTCAGGTCAGTGGCGGAGGTCACAAGTGTAGCTTCTATAAGACGCCCGAGTCAAGCGCAGCATTCTTGTGAGTTTTGTGGGGTCATTTTGTGTATTACATCTCATATCTCCTTTAGACTTTGGGGAATGAATATCGTCGCGGCAGATAAAGAAACTTGGAGGAAGCACAGACGAATTGTGGGACCTGCATTCAATAACAGCTTGTAAGATGCAATACAAGCTATGAAGTTTATCTCCCCAACGTCTTTTTAGGTACCAGATGGTGTGGACCGAAACTTTGAATACCTATAATGACATGGTCGAAGCGGAAGGctggaaagggaagaaagaaatagaTGTTCCCGTCATTCAGACTTTGACATTCAAAGTGGGTTCCATTAAACACGTTATATTAATTAAGTGCTCATTAATGTTTAGCTTGCTTTGTTGATCATTGGGAAATGCGGATTTGGATTCTCTTTTGATTGGTCTTCTCCGCCTCGGTCAGAAGATGGATCGTTGTCAATCCAGGAAGCCTTGCGAATTGTGGCCGATTCACACATGATTGCGACCTTCTTACCAAAATGGATTCAGAATCTACCCACAAAGAAGTACGTGCATATGAGTCGTATCACACTTTGAGACTTATTTGACAATTTGTAGATTCAAGGAAGTACGAGAGGCGCACGGGAAGTTATTAGGATTCATGAAGCAACAGGTTGCAGAAAGACGAGCGGAGGTCCGCTCTAATAGTTCTGAGGGTAGACATGATGCCTTCACCATGTTGGTTAAAGCAAACGAGGACGAAGGAAAGCTTAAATTAAGCGACGATGAGCTTGTACGTTTTCTCTAGTGTCATCTTTCATTTACTGAACATCCAGGCATCAGATTGGAAACGTCTTTGTCATGCTTTTTGCTGGCCACGGTAAGTCGGAATAAAACTTAGACCCAATTGTTACTAATGTAGCGAGCGAAGAAACGACGGCACACACGCTGGCTGCAACCTTGGGGTACTTGGCGTATCATCAAAATCTTCAGGATGAGGTGTACGATCAGATCGCCTCCGTTCTTGGACGGGACCGTGAGCCGGTATGTAAACGTCAAAGGTTAGAGTGGCCGGTATCAGCAAACTGAATCTGAAGTCAGACAATCGATGACTATCCTTCTTTGAATAAAGTCCTGGCGGCGTTCTATGAGGGTGTCAGACTTTTCCGTCAGTTTAGCTACTCCATTAAACGACGATATGCTGACGGACGTATGCAGCTGCTGGCCATATCATGATTCGCCAGGCGTATGAGGACACTGTCTTGAATATTCCCAATCCCGTTGGAGAAGAGGGCGTCACAACATTCCCTGTACCCAAGGGCACAAATGTAATTATATACGTTTATTTCGTTTTAGCTTCTCTTGCTGACGCCAGAAACTTCAAGGTGATTGTTGACATGATCGGAGTCCGTGAGTTACTTCCATTCTCATGCATGCATTGCATTTGATTAAGTATTACTAAACAGAGTACAACCCACGATATTTCGATAACCCTGGGGAATACCGCCCGTCCAGGTGGTATGGAATCAGCAACGAGTCGGAAAGTTTCTCTGCTTTTAGCATTGGAACTCGCGCGTGTCTGGGGAGGAAATTCGCGACTCTGGAGTCTGTTTGCTTCCTTGCTCTTCTACTTCGAGACTACAGGGTCGAACCTGCCTTGAGCAACGGGGAAACAAAGGATGAATGGAGGGATAGGGTTTTGGATGGGAAGATTATCTTGACTTTGGGTGTCAACAATGTTCCAGTTAAACTTATCCGCAGAGTATAAGTTTACGGCTCCATATTACACTTACTAATTCAGATCTATGTGTATGACGAGGTTTATTTGAGCTCACCCCAATTTATTTTTACAGTCGACGAGGTCGCGTTGGCAGGGTATGACGTCATCGTTCTTCCAGTCATGGCCTGAGATTTAGCGCCCGGACACTGACAATAAGTCATAGTCATGTGTGCGTTAAGTTGCAATTCGAAATGCATTGATACCGGCTAGACTTTGGTGGTTCTCACTTGTATACGGCTTTTTAACTACCTTGTACCAACTAGCAGCATTGATTTCGACACGACACGAAACTCCGGGATATTGGGTGAAATTTGAAGCACGAAGCCTGAGGGTTAACACTAGCGACTTCGTTTACATGATCAAAATTATAGAGTGCATTTTAATATAGTGGAGAGCGGGAAGGTTAGGGGTTGGTTTAAATTTGGCCACTAAGGTTGACAAGTAACAAGACTTAATGTTGATTTGAAGGTAATTCACCCAGCGCAAAGCTTGTACAAATGGTAGCGCAAACGGTTTGAGGCGGTCAAGATGGCAAGAACACATTCAGTTAGAGCGTCCTTCAGCGGCAACGTTTTGCAGTGGCTGCTGTGGAGAACATGCTACCATCGTTTCTCTGACTGTATCTTAGGCTGGCAAGGCGCTGCTATCACTGGGTAGACAAATTAAGTACGTACATAATCATTGACGGTACAGATACTTGAGACATCGAAGTCGTCAGGTATATCTTCTGACTTATGGAACTATGAAGAGGGTGGTTTGGACGAATGGAATCCTGCCTTGTCATTGTTAGGCGATTCTTGTGGCTGAATTTAAGAGCATTTCGCGCGGTGGTGGCGCATGGCAGATAGAACACCAACCTCATTCGAAGCAAGGCAAAATTGTATAAATACCTTGCTCGAAATCGATAAATCCCCAGTCAGGTCAACGTCTAGCAATGTAAGCAGTTCCTCCAGCTTCAATTCAACCCTACAAAATACTGATTTCCGTCTGGTAGAACATCAGAAACAATgaaattcttcatcttcgctaTCGCAATCGCTGCATCCGTCCTTGCCGTTCCCTCTAAGGACGTCAATGCAGTTTCTGCCAACACCAACGATGAGAGCAGTGCGCTCAAATTCCTCCTTACCAATTCCCCTGCCGGACACCAAGTCGAGGAAGATGGCCCTGCACCACCTGGCTGCTACTGGGATGGAACCGCGCCATTTTGCGCTGGTTCCTGCCCACCGGGATACACTGAAAGGAACCGCGGAAGCTGTGGAGACGGCGCGTGCTGCTGGACGGGGTACAAGTTCCTGTGCTGCAAGGATTAATTAGGGAATGGTGATGGGTAGACGACCCTAAAACACTGGGTTGTTGCGGCTCAACCAGAGAAAAATAGCTGGCACCAAATAGTTTATTTGTATGCGTTTAGCACATTTGTCCTGAAAATTCAAATCATAAAATTATAACGTAACTGTCATCCATGAACTTGTTTAAGGTGGCCAGAAACAGGGGCCTGTACGTCACGCGACGCAACGCGAGTTCATATTTGCTCGTGTTAGTTACGAAAGACAACATCGTTGGCGAGGCTTGCCAAGCTTCTGAATTGTACTTAAAGCCATCCTTGCCTGAATCCGACACCCCACACTCGACCCAGACGCCTGCAACTGACGGGTTCAGTTATTACTGTAGACATTTCCCCACCTTCTTCAACAAAAGGTCATCTTACTGCCATGACTTCCGCTCCTCAACACCCTGTTGAGGTTCCTCCATTTCAACTGCAGCGCCTGATTCCGGATGTCATCGAGCCTTACAGTGAGTACCAATGAATGATTGCTTGATATAAAATGTAATATGTGTTATTAGCCTTTCAGAGCGCTGCTGGGAAGATTCAGTTGCGCTGTGCACAAGCATTAGGTGAGTCACTAATGCTTAACCTTGAGCCAGCTCGGCGGCAAGGGTTTAAAGCTATTAACTGATGATTCTCTAGGCTCTGAGATATACGCCGGATGTTCCAACGGAGAGTTGTTGCGGTTTGCATTGCAAGCAGATGGGCCGAATAATGCATGTTTCCATCCCTAACATTACTTCTCGGCGTGTGTTAACACATATGATACTTTACCGGTCACCTTGTAGCTCCAAACCTATACCTTGCTTTCCAGACAGGTTGTCCCTGGAGAGAAACCCATCGATGAAATTGTCCTAGTTCCCAGTCTTTCGCGGGCGCTAGTCCTATCTGGTACTTGAGTACATTACTCTTTTTCCACGTTAATGTTGTTCAAATTCCTCACTTTGGTCCATTTTAGATCATCAAATACATTTTTATACAATACCTTCGCTCGACCCATATCCCATCAAGCCGATTCGAAACGTTGTGACCTTCGCCGTGGACGACATTCATCTAAAGCGACAATTGCCCCCTCTCTCTGCACAAGGCCTGCAATTGCCAATGGAACCCGTTGATTTCTGTGTTGTTAAGAGGAATGGTATCGCTATGTTTACAATGAAGGATCGCGTTTTCTACACCAAAGTACGCCTCCTTGACCCTTTTTTGTCACACTTATATCAACGCCATTCTCGCAGGAAATCCCCCTTCAACAAGGTGGCATTACCCTTGCCAAACGAACAGGTCGGACCCTTTGTATAGCGGACAAAACTCACTACAGCATGCTGGACCTCGAGGCATTGTCTGTATTTCAAGTACTTCCCGTCTCACAAGCGTTCGAACCTACGCCATTCGTTGTGAAGCCGTCAATCACTGTAATCAGCCAGAATgaatttttgattttgtccTGGACGGGAGCGAGTACTTTAGGTCTCTTTGTCACAGGAGATGGTGACCCGGTTAGAGGTACTCTCGAATGGCCGAGCCATCCTGAAGCTATCTGTCAGTTCTTTTCTCACTAAACAATTTGTTCTTCTATTTAACTTTCTAAAATGTCTTGTTTAGGCCTCGATTATCCTTATATCACGTCTCTCCTCCCAAACAATACTATTGAAATTCACAGCGTCGATACACAGGCCATTGTGCAGGTTGTTGGTGCCCCCGAGCCATCGGtatcttcttcaccttcctcgCCAAACCAGCCTGGAATGCATCGTAGGTCGTCATCGACAAGCTCAAAGGGAGGGGGTGTCGACCTTCAGAAACGCCTGTCCTTGATTTCGAGCATATCCGGATATTTGGTCCCTTCGACGCAGAGGTCGGACAAGATGCGCACTGTACCTGTGAAGCTTTTGCGAACATAGAAGAGGACGTTAGTTATACTGTCTTTTAGGCTGTTCGGCTGACTATCACATTAGTCCATAGATGCAACCCTTGGGTTATGGCACTAATGTTTATGATGTCTTTGATGAAGTTTGCAAGAACTTTGTGGCCTTCGTATTCTGCGTGATTGGATGTAATCAGTCGTGGAGTGGATGTCCATCAGTTGGTTTGTTGTTGGAGGCCTGTTCCTTCAGCTCAGTTGGATAAAATCGACCGTTCTTGCCTCATGGCTTTCTCGATTCAGCAGTGACACGACTAAACTTGTCTTTGATTGCTCACGCCAATCAAATATGTTTTCTTGACTGTTTTAACGGTGCGTGTTTTCAATGCTTGAATCTCACCTTCACCCTCAACACGCTTAATTATAAAAGGTTGAAAAAGGCAGAAAGCAGCCATATATGGCACTGGATCAGCGGCAGGTCCATTGGAAAATGTGTTTACCCAAGATATGGCTGTCCGACGTATACGATGATCGATCGATGAACTCGAACAAACGCAGGAAGCTTGCGTGTTTGcgtgaatattcccatgaTTCCCATACTAGTCCACCAACAGTTATCGCATTTTCGGTGCAGGCAAAGCACCGGATTCATTAAATCGTTAAGCGCCGAGAAATGGTGTGATTCATCTGTCTAGTATCTGTATCTAAATTAATTGCACTAGGCTTGAACCGAACACGTCTAGGAATCAGTCTGGATTGACGAGTATTGTTACCTCTCTATGGCGCATCTATCCCTGAAATGTGGGATTCATTCATATTTCGCCCCACACTGTCGGGGAGTAAATCGATCGACATGCGCTTGTACACGACCTTTGGATTTCTTACACCTCCAACTAAAACACGCGCTCGCCGCACAGCCTGCACCATTGCAGTATATTTAGACATCGTCGTCTACACATATGGCCCAACTTCTCGCTGTTGCCTTCTTTCCCTTCATTCGTCTGTATCCTGTTGAATATCTCTGGTCGGTATTGTGCTGTCTGCATTGCATGGTATCATATGCTCACTGAGTACTAGGAGATAGAATTCCCCAACATATATCTTTTCCTGTATATTCCAATATGCCTAGGTGGTTATCATCGATTGTAGATTTTGTTCAATGGTTCGGCGTCGAGCCATCCGACAAGCATTTTTTACAAGCAAAGTCACTACATGCGGAATACACGGAGTCTGGCCAGAAGGATTTTGGAACTCTCAACCTTTCTCTAGCTAACTTCGAGTTAGCCCTGTGCTATCGCCGTAGAGGCGAAGACGGACTTGCTCATCCTGACCTTGAGGCGACTCTCAGCACCTACGCATCGGTACTCTGGAAGCGCTACGAGATCACAAAGTCGCTGTTCGATCTTTACAGGGTTATCGAGCTAGATGAAGAGGCCAAGTTCTATGGGAGAAGGCGGTCGACTCTTCCTCCAGGCCGCTTGACCACACCAATGTCTTCCTTGACCTTGGAAACGCCTATTTCAGTCTATTCCGCAGCAATATTACTTCCTCGCAACAATTTCAGAAGGCAGTACAAAACTACGAAAAGCTGACCTTGGAGACCGATCTGCGGAAGCAACGGTGTGGGTTTCTGAAGTTGGGCATCGCCTTTTTAGCCTGGTACGAGCGCAATGATGCCGGTACACCGTCTGGGGAACGGATTAAACGACTCGACAAGGCATTGAAGTACTTCCATCAGGCACTGGACTTAGGTGGCAATGAGATACTCCCAAACGCATCTGAAGCCATGGATGCCGACCAGAAGGATGCGATCCTCCGGATTGCGGTCGCTTACTATGTTCGTTATAAAGATCGCAAGGACCCGAAAAATTTGGATGCAGCAATTGACTACAATCGCAAGGCTCGTTCTGCTCTGCAGGTGGACGATAAAAACTACGCATACTGCTCATTCGATCTGGCCGAACAGCTCTTCACCCTATATCAGAGAGTCAGTGGATCAAAAGAAGAAACCAGGACCACCATACGAAGTCGGTCCTCTTTGGATACCGAGAAAGTCAATGGAGCCAAATGTTTGGAGGAGGCACGAGAGGTTTTGGAGGATGTTTTGACAAAGCGGGAAAGTTTAGAGGAAGACTTGGTTGCCAACTGCGACGATTTGTTGAAAGTGGTGCAGAGGCATA is a window from the Psilocybe cubensis strain MGC-MH-2018 chromosome 8, whole genome shotgun sequence genome containing:
- a CDS encoding Cytochrome P450 monooxygenase 124, whose protein sequence is MTDYIHSAIGVLQQWLEHTQLTVTNVGLALLALFVTSRVVKYRKGLRAVSYMPGFRIPFHPLSLPAILLPKASWNPNYYSPWTWRYSFYKPFPNDTISVVPYLVGSPTFYTTNVDVARQVSGGGHKCSFYKTPESSAAFLLWGMNIVAADKETWRKHRRIVGPAFNNSLYQMVWTETLNTYNDMVEAEGWKGKKEIDVPVIQTLTFKLALLIIGKCGFGFSFDWSSPPRSEDGSLSIQEALRIVADSHMIATFLPKWIQNLPTKKFKEVREAHGKLLGFMKQQVAERRAEVRSNSSEGRHDAFTMLVKANEDEGKLKLSDDELIGNVFVMLFAGHETTAHTLAATLGYLAYHQNLQDEVYDQIASVLGRDREPTIDDYPSLNKVLAAFYEGVRLFPAGHIMIRQAYEDTVLNIPNPVGEEGVTTFPVPKGTNVIVDMIGVQYNPRYFDNPGEYRPSRWYGISNESESFSAFSIGTRACLGRKFATLESVCFLALLLRDYRVEPALSNGETKDEWRDRVLDGKIILTLGVNNVPVKLIRRV
- a CDS encoding Vacuolar protein sorting-associated protein 3, whose protein sequence is MTSAPQHPVEVPPFQLQRLIPDVIEPYTFQSAAGKIQLRCAQALGSEIYAGCSNGELLRQVVPGEKPIDEIVLVPSLSRALVLSDHQIHFYTIPSLDPYPIKPIRNVVTFAVDDIHLKRQLPPLSAQGLQLPMEPVDFCVVKRNGIAMFTMKDRVFYTKEIPLQQGGITLAKRTGRTLCIADKTHYSMLDLEALSVFQVLPVSQAFEPTPFVVKPSITVISQNEFLILSWTGASTLGLFVTGDGDPVRGTLEWPSHPEAICLDYPYITSLLPNNTIEIHSVDTQAIVQVVGAPEPSVSSSPSSPNQPGMHRRSSSTSSKGGGVDLQKRLSLISSISGYLVPSTQRSDKMRTVPVKLLRT